One genomic segment of Mangifera indica cultivar Alphonso chromosome 6, CATAS_Mindica_2.1, whole genome shotgun sequence includes these proteins:
- the LOC123218888 gene encoding TIR-only protein-like, producing MQPSSFSSFSAKNFCRRIHYHRNQIQPIERPCDVFINHRGSDTKRTISGLLYDHLLRLGLNPFLDSKNMKPGDRLFDKINTAIRHCEVGVAVFSPHYCESYFCLHELALLMESRKKVVPIFYDVKPSQLQVRDDGTCSNKDLQRFKWALEEAKYTVGITFDSLHGDWSEFLTTTTDAVIKNLIEEDH from the exons ATGCAGCcttcctctttttcttctttttcagccAAGAATTTTTGTCGCAGAATCCATTACCATAGAAACCAAATCCAACCCATTGAACGTCCCTGTGACGTTTTCATTAATCATAGAGGAAGCGACACAAAGAGGACCATTTCTGGATTGCTTTACGATCATCTTTTAAGGCTAGGGCTTAACCCTTTCTTGGATAGCAAAAATATGAAGCCTGGCGATCGGTTGTTTGACAAAATCAACACCGCAATTCGACACTGTGAGGTTGGAGTTGCCGTGTTTTCACCGCATTATTGCGAGTCTTATTTTTGCCTCCATGAACTTGCTCTTCTCATGGAGTCGAGGAAAAAAGTTGTACCTATTTTTTATGATGTGAAACCGTCTCAACTTCAAGTTAGAGATGATGGAACTTGTTCAAACAAGGATTTGCAAAGGTTTAAATGGGCTCTTGAAGAAGCAAAATACACAGTGGGAATTACATTTGACTCATTACATGG AGACTGGTCGGAGTTTTTAACAACAACAACAGATGCAGTGATCAAAAACTTGATTGAGGAGGATCATTAA
- the LOC123218157 gene encoding alpha-galactosidase-like isoform X1, producing MNMGFAVCSLFVIFSQLFISLWISNVTCAMNISSSANFTTYTEFLLANGIAQTPPMGWNSWNHYQCNIDERIVKTTADALVATGLAALGYKYVNIELISCGKADDCWAEAERDWRGNLVAKSSTFPSGIKALANYVHARGLRLGIYSDAGYRTCSRTMPGSLGHEEQDARTFAQWGIDYLKYDNCYNDGSKPQERYAKMSYALRRAGRPILYSVCEWGEDNPAIWAGVYGNTWRTTGDIADKWERIISIADENNVWGRYAGPGRWNDPDMLEVGNGGMSLEEYRSHFSIWALMKAPLLIGCDIQTASRETLRILRNKEVIDVNQDSMGAQGRKIRSYAGLEIWAGPLSKRRVVVVLWNRSNSQAPISVSWRETGLSPSAHVIVRDLWEHSFISMKKSGGLTANVAPHACKMYILTPV from the exons ATGAATATGGGTTTTGCAGTTTGTTCtctctttgttattttttctcaGTTATTTATTAGTCTGTGGATCAGCAATGTGACTTGTGCTATGAACATTAGCAGCAGTGCCAATTTTACAACTTACACCGAGTTCCTTCTAGCCAATGGGATTGCTCAAACTCCACCAATGGG GTGGAACAGCTGGAATCATTATCAATGCAATATAGATGAGAGGATTGTGAAGACTACTG CAGATGCACTTGTTGCAACTGGTTTGGCTGCACTTGGatacaaatatgtaaacattg AGTTAATAAGTTGTGGAAAAGCAGATGACTGTTGGGCAGAAGCAGAAAGAGACTGGAGGGGTAATTTAGTGGCGAAATCCTCCACATTCCCTTCTGGAATCAAGGCCCTTGCCAATTATGTTCATGCAAGGGGTTTAAGACTTGGAATATATTCTGATGCTGG TTATAGAACCTGCAGTAGGACAATGCCTGGCTCTCTTGGGCATGAAGAACAAGATGCAAGAACCTTTGCCCAATGG GGGATTGATTACTTGAAGTATGATAACTGCTATAATGATGGTTCCAAACCTCAAGAAAG ATATGCTAAGATGAGTTATGCATTGCGTAGGGCTGGCCGCCCAATTCTTTACTCCGTATGTGAATG GGGAGAAGACAATCCCGCAATATGGGCCGGTGTGTATGGTAATACTTGGAGAACTACAGGGGATATTGCAGACAAGTGGGAAAG AATCATATCGATTGCTGATGAAAACAATGTTTGGGGAAGATATGCTGGACCTGGCAGGTGGAATG ACCCTGACATGTTGGAAGTGGGTAACGGTGGGATGAGCCTCGAGGAATACCGTTCACATTTCAGTATTTGGGCACTCATGAAA GCTCCATTGCTAATCGGATGTGATATTCAAACTGCAAGCAGAGAGACTCTTAGAATTCTCAGAAACAAAGAGGTGATAGATGTTAATCAGGATTCAATGGGTGCCCAAGGGAGGAAAATACGATCTTATGCTGGCCTAGAG ATTTGGGCAGGGCCATTATCAAAAAGAAGAGTTGTCGTCGTGTTATGGAATAGAAGCAACTCTCAGGCTCCCATATCAGTTAGTTGGAGAGAAACTGGACTTTCTCCATCAGCTCATGTTATTGTTAGAGACTTGTGGGAG CATTCAtttatttcaatgaaaaaaagtGGTGGATTGACTGCAAATGTTGCACCTCATGCTTGCAAGATGTATATTCTTACCCCAGTCTAG
- the LOC123218157 gene encoding alpha-galactosidase-like isoform X3 — MNMGFAVCSLFVIFSQLFISLWISNVTCAMNISSSANFTTYTEFLLANGIAQTPPMGWNSWNHYQCNIDERIVKTTADALVATGLAALGYKYVNIELISCGKADDCWAEAERDWRGNLVAKSSTFPSGIKALANYVHARGLRLGIYSDAGYRTCSRTMPGSLGHEEQDARTFAQWGIDYLKYDNCYNDGSKPQERGEDNPAIWAGVYGNTWRTTGDIADKWERIISIADENNVWGRYAGPGRWNDPDMLEVGNGGMSLEEYRSHFSIWALMKAPLLIGCDIQTASRETLRILRNKEVIDVNQDSMGAQGRKIRSYAGLEIWAGPLSKRRVVVVLWNRSNSQAPISVSWRETGLSPSAHVIVRDLWEHSFISMKKSGGLTANVAPHACKMYILTPV, encoded by the exons ATGAATATGGGTTTTGCAGTTTGTTCtctctttgttattttttctcaGTTATTTATTAGTCTGTGGATCAGCAATGTGACTTGTGCTATGAACATTAGCAGCAGTGCCAATTTTACAACTTACACCGAGTTCCTTCTAGCCAATGGGATTGCTCAAACTCCACCAATGGG GTGGAACAGCTGGAATCATTATCAATGCAATATAGATGAGAGGATTGTGAAGACTACTG CAGATGCACTTGTTGCAACTGGTTTGGCTGCACTTGGatacaaatatgtaaacattg AGTTAATAAGTTGTGGAAAAGCAGATGACTGTTGGGCAGAAGCAGAAAGAGACTGGAGGGGTAATTTAGTGGCGAAATCCTCCACATTCCCTTCTGGAATCAAGGCCCTTGCCAATTATGTTCATGCAAGGGGTTTAAGACTTGGAATATATTCTGATGCTGG TTATAGAACCTGCAGTAGGACAATGCCTGGCTCTCTTGGGCATGAAGAACAAGATGCAAGAACCTTTGCCCAATGG GGGATTGATTACTTGAAGTATGATAACTGCTATAATGATGGTTCCAAACCTCAAGAAAG GGGAGAAGACAATCCCGCAATATGGGCCGGTGTGTATGGTAATACTTGGAGAACTACAGGGGATATTGCAGACAAGTGGGAAAG AATCATATCGATTGCTGATGAAAACAATGTTTGGGGAAGATATGCTGGACCTGGCAGGTGGAATG ACCCTGACATGTTGGAAGTGGGTAACGGTGGGATGAGCCTCGAGGAATACCGTTCACATTTCAGTATTTGGGCACTCATGAAA GCTCCATTGCTAATCGGATGTGATATTCAAACTGCAAGCAGAGAGACTCTTAGAATTCTCAGAAACAAAGAGGTGATAGATGTTAATCAGGATTCAATGGGTGCCCAAGGGAGGAAAATACGATCTTATGCTGGCCTAGAG ATTTGGGCAGGGCCATTATCAAAAAGAAGAGTTGTCGTCGTGTTATGGAATAGAAGCAACTCTCAGGCTCCCATATCAGTTAGTTGGAGAGAAACTGGACTTTCTCCATCAGCTCATGTTATTGTTAGAGACTTGTGGGAG CATTCAtttatttcaatgaaaaaaagtGGTGGATTGACTGCAAATGTTGCACCTCATGCTTGCAAGATGTATATTCTTACCCCAGTCTAG
- the LOC123218157 gene encoding alpha-galactosidase-like isoform X4 has translation MNMGFAVCSLFVIFSQLFISLWISNVTCAMNISSSANFTTYTEFLLANGIAQTPPMGWNSWNHYQCNIDERIVKTTDDCWAEAERDWRGNLVAKSSTFPSGIKALANYVHARGLRLGIYSDAGYRTCSRTMPGSLGHEEQDARTFAQWGIDYLKYDNCYNDGSKPQERYAKMSYALRRAGRPILYSVCEWGEDNPAIWAGVYGNTWRTTGDIADKWERIISIADENNVWGRYAGPGRWNDPDMLEVGNGGMSLEEYRSHFSIWALMKAPLLIGCDIQTASRETLRILRNKEVIDVNQDSMGAQGRKIRSYAGLEIWAGPLSKRRVVVVLWNRSNSQAPISVSWRETGLSPSAHVIVRDLWEHSFISMKKSGGLTANVAPHACKMYILTPV, from the exons ATGAATATGGGTTTTGCAGTTTGTTCtctctttgttattttttctcaGTTATTTATTAGTCTGTGGATCAGCAATGTGACTTGTGCTATGAACATTAGCAGCAGTGCCAATTTTACAACTTACACCGAGTTCCTTCTAGCCAATGGGATTGCTCAAACTCCACCAATGGG GTGGAACAGCTGGAATCATTATCAATGCAATATAGATGAGAGGATTGTGAAGACTACTG ATGACTGTTGGGCAGAAGCAGAAAGAGACTGGAGGGGTAATTTAGTGGCGAAATCCTCCACATTCCCTTCTGGAATCAAGGCCCTTGCCAATTATGTTCATGCAAGGGGTTTAAGACTTGGAATATATTCTGATGCTGG TTATAGAACCTGCAGTAGGACAATGCCTGGCTCTCTTGGGCATGAAGAACAAGATGCAAGAACCTTTGCCCAATGG GGGATTGATTACTTGAAGTATGATAACTGCTATAATGATGGTTCCAAACCTCAAGAAAG ATATGCTAAGATGAGTTATGCATTGCGTAGGGCTGGCCGCCCAATTCTTTACTCCGTATGTGAATG GGGAGAAGACAATCCCGCAATATGGGCCGGTGTGTATGGTAATACTTGGAGAACTACAGGGGATATTGCAGACAAGTGGGAAAG AATCATATCGATTGCTGATGAAAACAATGTTTGGGGAAGATATGCTGGACCTGGCAGGTGGAATG ACCCTGACATGTTGGAAGTGGGTAACGGTGGGATGAGCCTCGAGGAATACCGTTCACATTTCAGTATTTGGGCACTCATGAAA GCTCCATTGCTAATCGGATGTGATATTCAAACTGCAAGCAGAGAGACTCTTAGAATTCTCAGAAACAAAGAGGTGATAGATGTTAATCAGGATTCAATGGGTGCCCAAGGGAGGAAAATACGATCTTATGCTGGCCTAGAG ATTTGGGCAGGGCCATTATCAAAAAGAAGAGTTGTCGTCGTGTTATGGAATAGAAGCAACTCTCAGGCTCCCATATCAGTTAGTTGGAGAGAAACTGGACTTTCTCCATCAGCTCATGTTATTGTTAGAGACTTGTGGGAG CATTCAtttatttcaatgaaaaaaagtGGTGGATTGACTGCAAATGTTGCACCTCATGCTTGCAAGATGTATATTCTTACCCCAGTCTAG
- the LOC123218157 gene encoding alpha-galactosidase-like isoform X2 has translation MNMGFAVCSLFVIFSQLFISLWISNVTCAMNISSSANFTTYTEFLLANGIAQTPPMGWNSWNHYQCNIDERIVKTTADALVATGLAALGYKYVNIDDCWAEAERDWRGNLVAKSSTFPSGIKALANYVHARGLRLGIYSDAGYRTCSRTMPGSLGHEEQDARTFAQWGIDYLKYDNCYNDGSKPQERYAKMSYALRRAGRPILYSVCEWGEDNPAIWAGVYGNTWRTTGDIADKWERIISIADENNVWGRYAGPGRWNDPDMLEVGNGGMSLEEYRSHFSIWALMKAPLLIGCDIQTASRETLRILRNKEVIDVNQDSMGAQGRKIRSYAGLEIWAGPLSKRRVVVVLWNRSNSQAPISVSWRETGLSPSAHVIVRDLWEHSFISMKKSGGLTANVAPHACKMYILTPV, from the exons ATGAATATGGGTTTTGCAGTTTGTTCtctctttgttattttttctcaGTTATTTATTAGTCTGTGGATCAGCAATGTGACTTGTGCTATGAACATTAGCAGCAGTGCCAATTTTACAACTTACACCGAGTTCCTTCTAGCCAATGGGATTGCTCAAACTCCACCAATGGG GTGGAACAGCTGGAATCATTATCAATGCAATATAGATGAGAGGATTGTGAAGACTACTG CAGATGCACTTGTTGCAACTGGTTTGGCTGCACTTGGatacaaatatgtaaacattg ATGACTGTTGGGCAGAAGCAGAAAGAGACTGGAGGGGTAATTTAGTGGCGAAATCCTCCACATTCCCTTCTGGAATCAAGGCCCTTGCCAATTATGTTCATGCAAGGGGTTTAAGACTTGGAATATATTCTGATGCTGG TTATAGAACCTGCAGTAGGACAATGCCTGGCTCTCTTGGGCATGAAGAACAAGATGCAAGAACCTTTGCCCAATGG GGGATTGATTACTTGAAGTATGATAACTGCTATAATGATGGTTCCAAACCTCAAGAAAG ATATGCTAAGATGAGTTATGCATTGCGTAGGGCTGGCCGCCCAATTCTTTACTCCGTATGTGAATG GGGAGAAGACAATCCCGCAATATGGGCCGGTGTGTATGGTAATACTTGGAGAACTACAGGGGATATTGCAGACAAGTGGGAAAG AATCATATCGATTGCTGATGAAAACAATGTTTGGGGAAGATATGCTGGACCTGGCAGGTGGAATG ACCCTGACATGTTGGAAGTGGGTAACGGTGGGATGAGCCTCGAGGAATACCGTTCACATTTCAGTATTTGGGCACTCATGAAA GCTCCATTGCTAATCGGATGTGATATTCAAACTGCAAGCAGAGAGACTCTTAGAATTCTCAGAAACAAAGAGGTGATAGATGTTAATCAGGATTCAATGGGTGCCCAAGGGAGGAAAATACGATCTTATGCTGGCCTAGAG ATTTGGGCAGGGCCATTATCAAAAAGAAGAGTTGTCGTCGTGTTATGGAATAGAAGCAACTCTCAGGCTCCCATATCAGTTAGTTGGAGAGAAACTGGACTTTCTCCATCAGCTCATGTTATTGTTAGAGACTTGTGGGAG CATTCAtttatttcaatgaaaaaaagtGGTGGATTGACTGCAAATGTTGCACCTCATGCTTGCAAGATGTATATTCTTACCCCAGTCTAG
- the LOC123218157 gene encoding alpha-galactosidase 2-like isoform X5 translates to MGWNSWNHYQCNIDERIVKTTADALVATGLAALGYKYVNIELISCGKADDCWAEAERDWRGNLVAKSSTFPSGIKALANYVHARGLRLGIYSDAGYRTCSRTMPGSLGHEEQDARTFAQWGIDYLKYDNCYNDGSKPQERYAKMSYALRRAGRPILYSVCEWGEDNPAIWAGVYGNTWRTTGDIADKWERIISIADENNVWGRYAGPGRWNDPDMLEVGNGGMSLEEYRSHFSIWALMKAPLLIGCDIQTASRETLRILRNKEVIDVNQDSMGAQGRKIRSYAGLEIWAGPLSKRRVVVVLWNRSNSQAPISVSWRETGLSPSAHVIVRDLWEHSFISMKKSGGLTANVAPHACKMYILTPV, encoded by the exons ATGGG GTGGAACAGCTGGAATCATTATCAATGCAATATAGATGAGAGGATTGTGAAGACTACTG CAGATGCACTTGTTGCAACTGGTTTGGCTGCACTTGGatacaaatatgtaaacattg AGTTAATAAGTTGTGGAAAAGCAGATGACTGTTGGGCAGAAGCAGAAAGAGACTGGAGGGGTAATTTAGTGGCGAAATCCTCCACATTCCCTTCTGGAATCAAGGCCCTTGCCAATTATGTTCATGCAAGGGGTTTAAGACTTGGAATATATTCTGATGCTGG TTATAGAACCTGCAGTAGGACAATGCCTGGCTCTCTTGGGCATGAAGAACAAGATGCAAGAACCTTTGCCCAATGG GGGATTGATTACTTGAAGTATGATAACTGCTATAATGATGGTTCCAAACCTCAAGAAAG ATATGCTAAGATGAGTTATGCATTGCGTAGGGCTGGCCGCCCAATTCTTTACTCCGTATGTGAATG GGGAGAAGACAATCCCGCAATATGGGCCGGTGTGTATGGTAATACTTGGAGAACTACAGGGGATATTGCAGACAAGTGGGAAAG AATCATATCGATTGCTGATGAAAACAATGTTTGGGGAAGATATGCTGGACCTGGCAGGTGGAATG ACCCTGACATGTTGGAAGTGGGTAACGGTGGGATGAGCCTCGAGGAATACCGTTCACATTTCAGTATTTGGGCACTCATGAAA GCTCCATTGCTAATCGGATGTGATATTCAAACTGCAAGCAGAGAGACTCTTAGAATTCTCAGAAACAAAGAGGTGATAGATGTTAATCAGGATTCAATGGGTGCCCAAGGGAGGAAAATACGATCTTATGCTGGCCTAGAG ATTTGGGCAGGGCCATTATCAAAAAGAAGAGTTGTCGTCGTGTTATGGAATAGAAGCAACTCTCAGGCTCCCATATCAGTTAGTTGGAGAGAAACTGGACTTTCTCCATCAGCTCATGTTATTGTTAGAGACTTGTGGGAG CATTCAtttatttcaatgaaaaaaagtGGTGGATTGACTGCAAATGTTGCACCTCATGCTTGCAAGATGTATATTCTTACCCCAGTCTAG
- the LOC123218889 gene encoding TIR-only protein-like codes for MQRSSSSSTANNLSRKILYHRNQIQPIKRPCDVFINHRGRDTKRTISGLLYDHLLGLRLNPFMDSKNMKPGDRLFDKIDIAIRHCKVGVAVFSPHYCQSYFCLYELALITELRKKVIPIFYDVKPSQLKVRDDGTFSNKDLQRFRWALEEAKYTVGLTFDSLQGDWSDFLTKATDAVIKNLIEEDY; via the exons ATGCAGcgttcctcttcttcttctacagCCAATAATTTATCTCGCAAAATCCTTTACCATAGAAATCAAATCCAACCTATTAAACGTCCCTgtgatgttttcattaatcataGAGGAAGAGATACAAAGAGGACCATTTCCGGGTTGCTGTATGATCATCTTTTGGGGCTAAGGCTTAACCCTTTCATGGATAGCAAAAATATGAAGCCTGGAGATCGGTTGTTCGACAAAATCGACATCGCCATTCGACACTGTAAGGTTGGAGTTGCCGTGTTTTCGCCGCATTATTGCCAGTCTTATTTCTGCCTCTATGAACTTGCTCTTATTACAGAGTTGAGGAAGAAAGTTATACCAATTTTTTATGATGTTAAGCCGTCTCAACTGAAAGTTAGAGACGATGGAACTTTCTCAAACAAGGATTTGCAGAGATTTAGATGGGCTCTTGAGGAAGCAAAATACACAGTGGGACTTACATTTGACTCATTACAAGG AGACTGGTCAGATTTCTTAACAAAAGCAACGGACGCAGTGATCAAGAACTTAATTGAGGAGGATTATTAA